The region GAAACCCAGATGCCCTGCTTGTCGGCGCCCCAACTTTGATTGCGCAGGCAAGGTTGTTTGGAAAGTTGCTGGGCCAGTACCACGCCCTCGCCGATCTTGGCCGGGCAATGGTTCCAGCGGCCGCCGCGCGACTCACACTTGATCACGCGTGCACCAGTCGTGCTGTCGCGGCCGCTGCCGCCCTTGCCGAGCACGAAATCCGCCGCACAGCCCTGCGACACCCACACACCGCCGCGATCGGCGCCCCAGCTCGTTCCCTCGACGCAAGGCTTTCCCGAAGTGCGATGGACCAGGCGCACGCCTTCGCGGGTATCGGCCGGACAGCGCACGACTTCCTCGCCGCTGGAAGCGCAGCGCAACAGGCGCCCACCGTACAGACGCTCGCCCACCGGCTCTGCGCGAGCCTGCGTGCACGCCAAACCGGCGAACGCCAGCCATTGGATCGCGATCATCACACCACGCATGCACGTCCCCCCGCACCCGACCCGATCACTCTAACCGCGATCGATGAAACTGCAATCAAAACGAGGCAGTTACCGTTCGCCGCCGCATGCGGGGTTCATCGCGGTCACGCGCGCGTGAAATCGAAGCTCAGCACATCGGCGATGCGGTCGGTGCCGAGCATCGCCATGAGTAAGCGGTCGACGCCGAGGGCGACGCCGGCGCAGGCCGGGAAACCGCTGCCGAGCGCGGCCAGCAAGGCCTCGTCGCGCGGCGGCGCCGGCACGCCGCGCTCGGCGCGGAGCGCGCGGTCGCGGTCGAAACGAGCGCCCTGCTCGGCCGCATCGGCCAGTTCGTGATAACCGTTGGCCAGTTCCAGCGGGCCGAGATAGAGCTCGAAGCGCTCGGCCACCGGCCAGCCGTCGCCGTCGTCGCGCAGGCGCGCGAGGGCGCATTGCGAGGCCGGGTAATCGTGCACGGCCAGCAGACCGTCGGCGGCGAAGGTCGGCTGCAGGCGATGGGTCATCAACAGGTCGAGCCAATCGTCGCGGTTCAACCCCTCGGGATCGATGACCACCTCGCCGAGCGCTGCGCGCAGTACCGACTCGTCGGCAGTGAAAGGGTCCAGGCCGAGGCGTTGGCGGTACAACTCGCGATAGGCGATCGACTGCAAGCCGGCATCGCGCCCCACCAGACCCAGCGCCATGCGCACCAGCGCCGCGGTTTCGTCGATCAGGCGGCGATGATCCCAACCGACCCGATACCACTCGAGCATGCTGAACTCGGGGTTGTGGCGGCCGCCGGCCTCACCGTCGCGGAACACCCGGCCGAGTTCGTAGCAATCGCCGAAGCCGGCCGCAAGCAGACGCTTGAGCGGAAACTCCGGCGAGGTACGCAGCCAACGCGTACGCGGCGCACCGTCGGTGCGGCCGCTGAACTGCAGCGAGAACGAAGCGATGTTCGGATCGGTGTTGCCGGCGACCGACAGCACCGGAGTTTCGACCTCGACGACCCCGCGTTCGGCGAAGAAGGCGCGGATCGCGACGTTGAGCCCCGCGCGCAAACGCAGCGTCTCGAACGAGGCCGACGGCTGCCACGGCCGGTCGCGGTTCATTCGTGCTCGGCCAGAAATGCCAGCAGCTTGGCTTCATCCCAGATCTCGACGCCGAGTTCCTGCGCCTTGTCGAGCTTGGAACCGGCCGCTTCGCCGGCGACGACGAAACTGGTCTTTTTCGACACGCTGCCGGCGACCTTGGCACCGAGGGCTTCCAGACGCAGCTTGGCCTCGTCGCGGGTCAGTGCGGTCAGGCTGCCGGTCAGCACCGCGGTCTGGCCGTCGAGCGGGCCGCTCGCGGCGGCCGAGGCGGCCGGCGTCAGCGCATCCAGTCGCGCCAGCGCCTCGCCGACGCGGGTCAGCAAGCGCGCGTTCTCGTCCACGTTCAACCACGTCGTCAGCGCCTGCGCGCTGTCGGCCGGCAAGCCGGCGGTGATGTAGGCATGTTCCGGCG is a window of Lysobacter antibioticus DNA encoding:
- the epmA gene encoding EF-P lysine aminoacylase EpmA produces the protein MNRDRPWQPSASFETLRLRAGLNVAIRAFFAERGVVEVETPVLSVAGNTDPNIASFSLQFSGRTDGAPRTRWLRTSPEFPLKRLLAAGFGDCYELGRVFRDGEAGGRHNPEFSMLEWYRVGWDHRRLIDETAALVRMALGLVGRDAGLQSIAYRELYRQRLGLDPFTADESVLRAALGEVVIDPEGLNRDDWLDLLMTHRLQPTFAADGLLAVHDYPASQCALARLRDDGDGWPVAERFELYLGPLELANGYHELADAAEQGARFDRDRALRAERGVPAPPRDEALLAALGSGFPACAGVALGVDRLLMAMLGTDRIADVLSFDFTRA
- a CDS encoding DUF3011 domain-containing protein; translated protein: MIAIQWLAFAGLACTQARAEPVGERLYGGRLLRCASSGEEVVRCPADTREGVRLVHRTSGKPCVEGTSWGADRGGVWVSQGCAADFVLGKGGSGRDSTTGARVIKCESRGGRWNHCPAKIGEGVVLAQQLSKQPCLRNQSWGADKQGIWVSGGCRAEFRLLGVEEPTGQARKPLLRCESQDRRARRCDGETGLGVRMVKQLSKTECIEGRSWGYDAHGVWVEDGCRADFELDYRRNGG